A segment of the Pseudomonas serboccidentalis genome:
CGCGACCGTACTGCCACACGTTCCGGCGGCTCGTAAGGGGCTTGCCAGCGGTGCGATCTTTCTCGGCATCGGTCTTGGCATTGCCGGCTCCGGGACGCTGGTACCGCCGCTGTTGAGCCTTGGCTTGCAAGCGACATGGCTGGGTCTGGGGGCCTTGGCCTTGTTGCTGACGGCGCTGAGCTGGTTCGGTTGGCCGTCTGATTTCCCGCACCCGCAGGTCGCGCATGAAAAGGCGCCCGTTGAAACGACGCCGCGCGGTGTGTATTTGCTGTTCGCCCAATACGCCTTCATGGCCGCCGGCCTGGTTCCGGCGATGGTGTTTCTGGTGGATTACGTGGCGCGTGGACTCGGCGCCGGGGCGCATGTCGGCGCGTTGATCTGGGTGATGTATGGTTTGGGCGCGATTGTCGGCCCGGTGAGTTACGGCTTTCTTGCCGATCAGCTTGGCGCGCGCTCAGGCATTCGCCTGGTGTTGGTGGTGCAGGCGATAGCCCTTGGGTTGCTGGCGATGTCCCACTCGTTTGTGGCGCTGGCGCTGCTGGCAGTGATACTCGGTTCATTTCCGCCCGGCATCGTGCCGCTCGCCCTTGCGCGGGTACATGAGCTGGTGCCGGAGCATCACCGCCAGCAGATCGCCTGGAGCCGTGCCACGGTGTCCTTCGCGACCTTTCAGGCGTTGGCCGGATTTGCCTATTCAGCGCTGTTCAATGCCAGCGGCGGTCACCACGCGTTGTTGTTCGTCATCGCCGCTGGCGCGATCGTCGTGGCGCTGCTGCTGGAGCAAGCCATGAAATGGCTGCCCGTCCCTATCGAACCGCACGGCTGCGCAAATTGAAGGGAATCATTGTTTGCGCAACACGCTCCCACTTACACAACCTGCACTCAGAGGAATCGATATGTCTCTGCCCAATGAAATGACCCGAATCGAAATCACCGAACCCGGTGGCCCCGAGGTCTTGCAACCCAAACACGTAGCGCTTGCGGTCGCTGCACAAGGTGAGGTGCTGATCCGCGTACACGCCGCCGGAATCAACCGGCCGGACGCTTTACAGCGTGCCGGCAAATACCCGATGAAACCTGGCATGAACCCGATCCCCGGGCTAGAGGTCGCTGGCGAAGTCGTGGCCCTCGGGGCCGGTGTCAGTCAGTTCGCTGTGGGCGACCAAGTCTGCGCGCTGACCAACGGCGGCGGTTATGCCGAATACTGCGCAGTCCCGGCTGGCCAGACCCTGCCGATTCCCCAAGGCCTGGATTGGGTACACGCCGCCGCGATCCCGGAAACCTTCTTTACCGTGTGGGCCAACCTGTTCGGCCTCGGTGGCGCCAGCCGTGGTCAACGCGCACTGATTCACGGTGGCACCAGCGGCATCGGCACTACCGCACTGATGCTGTGCCGCGAATTCGGTATAGAAGCGTTCGCCACCGCCGGCAGCCCGGACAAATGCGCAGCGATCCGCAATCTCGGTGGCGACGCGATCAATTATCGCGATGAGGATTTCGCTGCGGTCATCGCCGAAAAAACCGCAGGCCAGGGCGTCAATGTGATCCTCGACATCATGGGCGGATCGTATCTCAACAGTAACGTCAGCGCCCTGGCGATGGATGGCCGACTGGTCATGCTCGGTTTCCTCGGCGGCGCGCGGGCCAATGACTTTGATCTGCTGGCGATGATGGCCAAACGCGCGGTCATCACCGGCTCCCTCTTGCGTGCCCGCACCGCTGCCGAAAAAGCCGCGATTGCCGATCAACTGCGTGAACACGTATGGCCGCTGCTGGCGTCCGGGCGCTGCCTGCCGATGATCGACAAGGTCTACCCATTCGCCGACGCCGCTCAGGCTCACGCGCACATGGAGGCGGGTGACCATATCGGCAAGATCGTGCTGCGGGTAGCGTGAGTCCTTGCAGCATTTGGTAATCGTTGCGCCGGGGCGGTGGTCGAAAAACTCACGCGCAAACCGAGGCATCTGGTAAAAAGCCTTCTTTGTCTGCGCCTGGGTGAAACGTTTAATGTTCCTGTCCTTCATGACGCGTCTGCGCCGCCGCCGTTTGGCGTTTGCCTGCATGGCTGCGTTGATCATTGGCGTGCCGACCAGTTGTGCCGTGCTCGAACACACCGAGCGCAAGCTGCTGTTTCGCATCGAACCGGGCACAGCCGGCTGGTATCACGGCTTGCCCGGCAGCGTGCAGGAACTCGACCTGCAGCCAAAAAGTTTCAAGGCCGGGCAGAACATTCATGCCTGGTGGTGGCCGGCGGAACGGGCGAACGCCCCGGCAATCCTCTATCTGCATGGCGTGCGCTGGAACCTCACCGGACAGTTGTTCCGCATCGAGCAATTGCGCGCGGCGGGCTACTCGGTGCTGGCCATCGACTATCGCGGTTTCGGCCAGAGCAAAGGTGATCTGCCTTCGGAAAGCAGCGTGTACGAAGATGCCCGTGTGGCGTGGGAGCGCTTCAAACTGCTGCAGCCCGACCCGGGCAAGCGCCTGATCTACGGCCACTCCCTGGGTGGCGCCGTGGCCATTGATCTGGCCGCCGAACTCGGCCAGGACGCCGCCCGGGACCATACACCGCTGCCGGTCAAAGGCCTGGTGATCGAGTCGACGTTCACCTCCCTCGCCGACGTCGCGGCTGCTGTGGCCAACACCTCGTTGCCGGTGCGCTGGCTGCTGTCGCAGAAGTTCGACTCCATCGACAAGATCGCCGAGATTCACATGCCGCTGCTGGTGGTGCACGGCATGGCCGACGCATTCGTGCCGCCGCGCTTCAGTGAACAACTGTTCAATGCCGCTCGACAACCCAAGCGACTGCTGCTGGTACCGGGTGCCACCCACAACAACAGCATGGCGCTGGGCGGGCAGAATTACCGCAAGGCGATCGATGCACTGATGCAGTCCAGACCAGCCCCCCGCGTGGCCGGGCCGGCGCTGGCACGCAGCGCCCAGGATTCCTAGCGATAGCCTCGGGCCTGCAGGTCGAACAGTCTGGCGTAATGTCCATTGGCCGCGATCAGTTGCGGGTGATCGCCCTGCTCCAGTATCCGTCCGGCCTCCAGCACGATGATCTGATCGGCGTTGCGCACACTGGAAAAGCGGTGGGAGATCAATAAGGTCATGCGACCTTCGGTGTGTTGGCTGAAATGCTCGAACACCGCCGCTTCCGCAGCCGGATCCAGGGCCGAGGTCGGTTCGTCGAGGATCAGGATGTCGGCATCGCGGCGCATGTACGCCCGGGACAGGGCAATCTTTTGCCACTGCCCACCGGACAACTCCTGACCACCGGCAAACCAGCGACCCAGCTGCGTGGCGTAGCCACGGTCGAGCCCCTCAATGAAGGATGCGGCCATGCCTTCGGTAGCCGCTGCCTTCCAGCGCTGTTCTTCATTGAACGCCGCGGTATCACCGACGCCGATGTTCTCACCCACGGTGAACTGGTAGCGGATGTAGTCCTGGAAAATCACGCCGATACGCCGGCGCAACGTTGTCTCATCCCAATCCTGCAAGTCGCTGCCATCGAGCAGAATCCGGCCTTGATCGGGCCTGTACAGGCGGGTCAGCAGCTTGATCAGCGTGGTCTTGCCTGAGCCGTTCTCACCCACCAGCGCCATGCTCCTGCCCGGTACCAGATGCAGGTCGATGCCCTCCAGCGCCGTTCGGTTGGCCCCCGGATAACGGAAACCGACGTTTTCAAAGCGCAGACCATCGCCCGGTTGCGCGCCGACCGTGAGATGACCGGAATCGGCCAGCACCGGTTCGGCCAGGTATTCGTAGAGGTTGGACAGGTACAAACCGTCCTCGTACAAGCCGCTGATCGCGCTCAGGCTGCTGCTGACCGCGCCCTGTCCCTGCTTGAACAGCACCAGGTACATGGTCATCTGGCCCAGACTGATATTGCCATGCACCGCGTCGATCACCACCCAGGCATAGGCAAGATAGAACGCTCCAGTGCCGAGCAGTCCGAGACCGAAGCCCCAGCCATCGCGACGCAGCGTCAGACGCCGGTCCTCGGCATAGAGCCTGGCAAAGGTGTCCCGGTAACGTTGCAACAGCAGCGGCGCGAAGCCGAACAGTTTGACCTCTTTGATGTAGGCCTCATGGGACAGCAGGGTTTCGATGTAATTTTGCTGCCGACTTTCTGGGGCACGACGGGTGAACAAGCGGAAAGCGTCACCGGAAAAATGCGCCTCGGCGAAGAACACCGGCAATGCACCCACCACCAGCAACACCAGCGCCCACGGCGAGAAATGCACCAGCAGCACGCCGAAGCTGATCAGCATGATCAGGTTCTGGATCAATCCCAGCGACTTCATCACCAGCGCCAGCGGCCGGGTCGAGGCTTCGCGGCGCACGCGGACCAGCTTGTCGTAAAACTCGGAGTTCTCGAACTGCACCAGCGACAGGGTCTGCGCCTTTTCCAGAATCAGCGTGTTGACCTTCTGCCCCAATTGCACCCGCAGCAGCGACTGCTGGACCGACAACGCCCGTTGCGTGCCGGACAACAGCGCCAACACCCCCGCCTCCATCAGCACATAACGCAACACCGGCCACAGCGGCGCATCGCCCTGCTGTGCGTGCAACTGCATCGCCGTCACCACTGCGTCGACAATGCGCTGGCCCAGCCACGCGGCCAGCGCTGGCAGTACACCGGCAATCAAGGTCGCCAGCACCAAGCCCAGAAACAGTCCGCGTGAGGTCGCCCAGACCAGAAGCAAGGCGCGCCGGGCCTGATCCAACAGAGCGTGGAAGCGGGAAATCAAAGGCATGGAACGGTGAGCTCGACGGCAGATAGAGCCTGCCATGGTACTCCGCAGGTTTGATCCGTGCTGAAACCGCGCTTTTTCATGAGAAAAACATCTGGAAAAACTCTGCCCTTTCCGGCGTCCAATGCTCTGCTATGTTTTAACCGCCCCTCGCGGAACCTGACGAACATCGCCGCATTCCGCGCCTACTGCCAGGAACGCCACCATGCGAATCAATCCCTACCTGATCTTCAACGGCAACTGCCGTGAGGCCTTCACCTTCTACGAGCAAGCCCTGCAGGGAAAACTCGAAGCGATGATGACCTTCGGCGAAACACCCGCCGCCGAACACGTACCGAAAGAGCACCACAACCTGGTCATCCACACCTGCCTGAAGGTCGGTGACCAGATGATCATGGCCTCCGACACCACGCCTGACCGGCCAACCGGGGGCATGAGCGGTTGCTCGATCTCCCTCAACGTCGACAGCATTGCCGAAGCCGAGCGAGTGTTTAATGCGCTGGCCAGGGACGGTCGCGTTGACATGCCGCTGGAAGCGACGTTCTGGGCCGCCCGTTTCGGCATGCTGGTGGATCGCTTTGGCGTGTCGTGGATGGTCAATTGCGAGAGCGACAAGTGAGGCTGACGCCTCTTCAGGCATGAAAAAGCCCAACCTCTTCAGGCTGGGCTTCTTTGATTAACGCTGGGCCAGCTCATGCCGCACGCATTGCTCGTAATAGGTCTGCTTGACCGCCGCCGGCTTGAGCTTCGACGTGCTGTTGTAGGTCTGCTCGGTAATCCCCATTGCCGTCATGCGCATCCACGGTTGCTGGAACTTGCGCACCTGTAGCTGCTTGCGCGCGCCGTACAGGGAGATTCCCGACAGTTTCGACTGCTGGGCACCGGCGGCGATATCCGAACCCCATATACAGGCAAACCGATGACTTTTGCTCAACTCTTTCGCCTGAACTCCCGAGGCAAACGCAGCCAGGGAAAGCGTTGCAACGGTTATGACAATCGTCCGCATATAGCCAACCTAACCTTTTGAAAAAAGGCGAGTTTGCCCGGGATGATAAAACCCGGGGGCCAGCAATTTGCCGCCTTGTGTCAGGACCTACCGCTCGTCCAGCGACCTGCACCTTGGCCCTGCCCATGCTTCCAATGCGGTACACCCCTCGTACGGAAGGCCAGAAAATGAACAAGAAAATGGCAACCCTGGCACTGGCAAGTCTGATGCTGATGGGCTCGGGCTTCACACTGGCATCCGAAGCGGCAGGATCTGCCGCACCGCCCACCGCCATTCCCGGCGTGAACCAGTCCAGCAACAAGTCCGAATCCAACGAAGAAAAAGCCAACAAAAAAGGTGAGGAAGCCTCTGGTTCAAACTCCGGCGCAGAATCGAAAGAAACCGAGAAAGACGCGGCCACCTCCAGCGACTCGGAAGATATTCAGAGCACGCCGAAACAGTAACCACTGGATTGAATGACAGCGAACGCCGATCATGCGGCAGATCGTCAATGACCTGCAGATGAATGACCGAATGCCGAAAAAGCCACCGCAACCCCCAGCCGCGACGACCACCGCAGCTGACATCGAACGCTCGATTCAGGCGCTTAACAAAATGGCCGAGCGCCTTTGGGGCGACGGCCGAGAAGCGGAGGCAAAGGCGCTGCTGGATGCACTGGATGCGCTGAACCGGGCGCTGGACCGGATCAGGATTGGTGAGAGCCGCCGGGTTCTGCATTGAGCCCGGTCTGCGCGCAGCGATCTAGGAGCCTTCGCGCAAAGCTCACGCGCATGAAAAAGGCCGATGTCAGTTCATCACCAGCAACAGGCGCGCATCGAGCCATTGGCATCTATCCTAGTGCGCAAGATGTCCGTATCCGGCAGCACGGGTGAAGTCGGCCAAATGCCAGATATCACCGTTCGCCCCCCAGGTTCCGTCAACAACATCCTCGATTTGTATTGAACTCAGCAACTGGCGCTGATCCCCCGCTGCCAGGCTCGATTGCATCGCGTAATGCAGGTCGCGCACGTAGCGCTGGCGCATCGGCGCATCAAGAACGCCGGCAGGCACCTTGACGATGACCATGCATGGGACAACCCGGGCATGAGGAGCAACACCACCGCACAGCCATTCATCAGCCTGTACCTCCTCGATGAGCACCCAGCACAAGGCGCGCTGCTGAGGGGCATCGCCCATGTGTTCATTAATCATTGCCGCGTCACTCACGCTTCTAAGCAATTGCTGGCGCTGTAGCGGATTGAAAGCGCCGGTAGGCACCTTGATCAGGATGTTTGGCATGGCGAAACCTCGTTGTGACTCGTGGTTGACTGGAGGCGCCATTGGGCCAGTTATCTCCCGACTCGATAAGTGACCGATTCGTCTTCTTTCGGGCATAATCGGACAATGTATGATTTCACTGTTCTGGTCTTCCCCGGGTCGTTCAGCTCAAGCGTAGCCGTCACCCTGGATATCCTCGGCACCGCCGCAACACTTGCGCAGCGGCGAGGCCTTGCCGTGCCACGCTGGCGAGTGTGTGGACCTCAGTCAGGGCTGATAACGCTAGGGCAAGGCATGCAACTGTTGATCGACGAACTGACGACAGACGTCGAGGACCACTCCTGCTGGATCATTCCGGGCCTTGGCATCAGCGACTTCGACGCGCTGCTGCAGCGTCTTGAGGAGGACTGGGTACTTCAGACGCTGCCCGCGCTGAGGGTACATGTGAATAAGGGAAATGAGATTGCAGCCTCGTGCTCGGCAGTCTTTCTCCTGCATGCCGCAGGACTACTGGGTGGTCGACAGGTAACCACCTCCTGGTGGCTCGCTCCCTGGCTGTCGAGCATTGCGCCTGATTGCATTGTCGACCCCAACGTCATGG
Coding sequences within it:
- a CDS encoding YbfB/YjiJ family MFS transporter, producing MRTSTSTGIWLPIFAGLCASLVSIGLARFAYTPLIPSLIEAQWFSANDVVYLGAANLVGYLIGALLGRPTARQLGNKNALRLMMLVVTAAFFACAFPLSVSWFFGWRLLSGIAGGAIMVLVAATVLPHVPAARKGLASGAIFLGIGLGIAGSGTLVPPLLSLGLQATWLGLGALALLLTALSWFGWPSDFPHPQVAHEKAPVETTPRGVYLLFAQYAFMAAGLVPAMVFLVDYVARGLGAGAHVGALIWVMYGLGAIVGPVSYGFLADQLGARSGIRLVLVVQAIALGLLAMSHSFVALALLAVILGSFPPGIVPLALARVHELVPEHHRQQIAWSRATVSFATFQALAGFAYSALFNASGGHHALLFVIAAGAIVVALLLEQAMKWLPVPIEPHGCAN
- a CDS encoding NAD(P)H-quinone oxidoreductase, whose translation is MSLPNEMTRIEITEPGGPEVLQPKHVALAVAAQGEVLIRVHAAGINRPDALQRAGKYPMKPGMNPIPGLEVAGEVVALGAGVSQFAVGDQVCALTNGGGYAEYCAVPAGQTLPIPQGLDWVHAAAIPETFFTVWANLFGLGGASRGQRALIHGGTSGIGTTALMLCREFGIEAFATAGSPDKCAAIRNLGGDAINYRDEDFAAVIAEKTAGQGVNVILDIMGGSYLNSNVSALAMDGRLVMLGFLGGARANDFDLLAMMAKRAVITGSLLRARTAAEKAAIADQLREHVWPLLASGRCLPMIDKVYPFADAAQAHAHMEAGDHIGKIVLRVA
- a CDS encoding alpha/beta hydrolase, which gives rise to MFLSFMTRLRRRRLAFACMAALIIGVPTSCAVLEHTERKLLFRIEPGTAGWYHGLPGSVQELDLQPKSFKAGQNIHAWWWPAERANAPAILYLHGVRWNLTGQLFRIEQLRAAGYSVLAIDYRGFGQSKGDLPSESSVYEDARVAWERFKLLQPDPGKRLIYGHSLGGAVAIDLAAELGQDAARDHTPLPVKGLVIESTFTSLADVAAAVANTSLPVRWLLSQKFDSIDKIAEIHMPLLVVHGMADAFVPPRFSEQLFNAARQPKRLLLVPGATHNNSMALGGQNYRKAIDALMQSRPAPRVAGPALARSAQDS
- a CDS encoding ABC transporter ATP-binding protein; translated protein: MPLISRFHALLDQARRALLLVWATSRGLFLGLVLATLIAGVLPALAAWLGQRIVDAVVTAMQLHAQQGDAPLWPVLRYVLMEAGVLALLSGTQRALSVQQSLLRVQLGQKVNTLILEKAQTLSLVQFENSEFYDKLVRVRREASTRPLALVMKSLGLIQNLIMLISFGVLLVHFSPWALVLLVVGALPVFFAEAHFSGDAFRLFTRRAPESRQQNYIETLLSHEAYIKEVKLFGFAPLLLQRYRDTFARLYAEDRRLTLRRDGWGFGLGLLGTGAFYLAYAWVVIDAVHGNISLGQMTMYLVLFKQGQGAVSSSLSAISGLYEDGLYLSNLYEYLAEPVLADSGHLTVGAQPGDGLRFENVGFRYPGANRTALEGIDLHLVPGRSMALVGENGSGKTTLIKLLTRLYRPDQGRILLDGSDLQDWDETTLRRRIGVIFQDYIRYQFTVGENIGVGDTAAFNEEQRWKAAATEGMAASFIEGLDRGYATQLGRWFAGGQELSGGQWQKIALSRAYMRRDADILILDEPTSALDPAAEAAVFEHFSQHTEGRMTLLISHRFSSVRNADQIIVLEAGRILEQGDHPQLIAANGHYARLFDLQARGYR
- a CDS encoding VOC family protein is translated as MRINPYLIFNGNCREAFTFYEQALQGKLEAMMTFGETPAAEHVPKEHHNLVIHTCLKVGDQMIMASDTTPDRPTGGMSGCSISLNVDSIAEAERVFNALARDGRVDMPLEATFWAARFGMLVDRFGVSWMVNCESDK
- a CDS encoding tautomerase family protein, with translation MPNILIKVPTGAFNPLQRQQLLRSVSDAAMINEHMGDAPQQRALCWVLIEEVQADEWLCGGVAPHARVVPCMVIVKVPAGVLDAPMRQRYVRDLHYAMQSSLAAGDQRQLLSSIQIEDVVDGTWGANGDIWHLADFTRAAGYGHLAH